Sequence from the Christiangramia fulva genome:
GCACCATTCTGCTCGTGATCTTTTAAGAAGAACTATCTGACACCTGTCTTTCTGGGGTTCTTATTAGGGGCCATATTATTAATTATCAAGCGTGATAAAAACTATCTTTTTCCCATTGAAAACGGTTATCTTATCATTTAGAGAAAATGTTGAATAGCAGTACTTCTTATTGTACTTTTGCATAAAATTAGGCTATGACAATTCAGGAAAAACAACAGGAGGTAATAGACGAGTTTTCCATGTTTGACGACTGGATGCAGCGTTATGAATATATGATCGAACTGGGGAAATCCCTTCCTCTTATTGACGAGAAATATAAAGTAGATGAAAACCTGATCAAGGGCTGCCAGAGCAAAGTTTGGGTACATGCCGAACTTGAGGGGGATAAACTGGTTTTTACGGCCGATAGCGACGCGATCATCACCAAGGGAATTGTGGCAATTCTCATTCGTGTATTTTCGAATCAGCACCCTTCTGAAATTATCGAAGCCGATACGAAGTTTATCGATGAGATCGGGTTAAAAGAGCATTTATCGCCTACCCGTGCTAACGGTCTGGTAAGCATGATCAAACAATTAAAGATGTATGCTGTGGCATACCAAACACAATTGAACTAAAATGGAAATGGAACAGGAAATAAACACCCAGGAATTAGGAGAAAAGATCGTAAATGTTCTGAAAACCATTTACGATCCTGAGATTCCGGTAGACATATATGAACTGGGACTCATTTATGACGTGATGGTAAGTACAGATTACGATGTAAAAATATTAATGACCCTGACCACACCTAACTGTCCGGTTGCGGAATCGCTGCCTCAGGAAGTGGAAGAAAAAGTGAAATCTCTCGATTCGGTTAACGATTGTGAAGTGGAGATCACCTTTGATCCGCCATGGAGCCAGGATTTAATGAGTGAAGGAGCAAAGCTGGAACTCGGACTTCTTTAAAACTTTTCCATGGCAGACGAGATTATTAATAAGGTTGCCGAAAGCAAACTGGTTACTTTCAATCTGGAAGATTATTATCCGGCAGGTGATCGTGTTTTGTTTGATCTGAGCGACTGGCTGCATGAAGGGTTTGTACTAAGGGAAAAAGAATTCCGCGCTGCCGCGAAAGATCATGACTGGAGCTTTTATGAAGGAAAATTTGTCGCGCTAACCTGTTCGACCGAAGCCATCGTGCCTGCCTGGGCCTATATGCTTCTTACCTCGTATCTTCAGCCTTACGCAAAAAAGGTGATCACGGGAGATCTGGAAGACCTGGAAACGATTCTTTATTCCGAAATTATCTCAAAACTCGATGTTTCTGATCTTGCCGGTAAACCGGTGATCGTGAAGGGCTGTTCCCGAAAACCCGTTCCAAAGAACGCCTATCTTTTTCTCATTGAAAAACTTCAGCCGGTGGTAAAAAGCCTTTTCTACGGCGAGGCCTGCTCTTCGGTTCCTCTTTATAAAAAACCAAAAAATAAGTTATGAAGAAATTATTACCTGCTCTGTTTATCCTTTTCAGTTTTTATAATATTAATGCGCAGGAAAAAGCAAAAGATTCGGTTCCGCCGAACGGCTGGAATACTCAGGGAAAAATCCAGCTCCTTTTTAACCAGTCGGCTTTTAATAAAGAATGGACAGGTGGGGGAACTTCAAGTGTGGCAGCGAATCTTACCTTCAATTACGATTTCAACTATAGAAAAGACGATTTTTCCTGGAATAATAAGATCCTTGCCAATTACGGAATCACTAAAGTTAAAGGAGATGAATTTGCGCGGAAGACCAGTGACCGCTTCGAATTGAATTCCATCGCCGGAAAAGAAATTCACGAATCTAATTTTTATTATTCCTGGTTTCTCAATTTCAGAACCCAAATGGGTAAAGGCTATGAATATTCTGAAGATCCTGACTCCGGACAAAGCATCCGTACCGAAACCACTCATATCTTTTCTCCGGCCTATCTTCAAACCGGACCCGGAATTATGTGGAAGAAAAGCGATGATTTGATGATAAACCTGGCGCCGGCGACCTCAAGGTTTATTTTCGTTGATGATGCCTTCACTTCTGAGCCGGGTTATGTTGACGGAGATTATTTTGGAGTAGACGCGGGAAAATCTACAAGATTTGAATTTGGAGCCTCGTTAAGCGCGCTTGCCGCATTTGATCTTTTTGAGAATGTGAGAATGGAAAACAATCTAAACCTGTATTCAAATTATCTGGATCAACCGGGAAATATTGATATCGATTACCTGATGAATCTGGAAATGGGAATCAATAAATTCCTTTCTGCAAATCTGCTTTTCCAGGCGATCTATGATGATAATGCGGTAGCGGCTTTCCAGATAAGGGAAGTATTCGGCCTGGGAATTAATTTCGGATTTTAACTTTAAGATCTTAAAATAGCCATAGTAATTTTCCTTTTTTTTAGCTTATTATAAATTATTCAAACAGAATTTATTTCAGTTAAATTTTTGTTGAAGTAATCCTGTATTTTATACAAGAGCAGACTATTCCGTACCTTTACAGCCTATGATTGAAAAAACCGATTTAACATATGAAAAGACCGTTCTGATTGGGATCGTGACCAAAGATCAGGATCAGGACAAATTGGAAGAATATCTTGATGAACTCGAATTTCTTACCTATACCGCCGGGGGTGAAGTGATCAAACGCTTTTCTCAGAAACTCGAGCGTCCCGATCCTAAAACTTTTATCGGTTCAGGTAAAATGGATCAGGTTCGCGAATTTGTGAAAGAGCATGAGATCGGAGCTGTAATTTTTGATGACGAACTTTCCCCGGCCCAGCAAAAAAATATTGAAAAGATCTTGCGATGCAAAATTCTGGACCGAACAGGTCTTATTCTTGATATTTTTGCGCAACGTGCCAAAACAAGTTATGCCAGAACTCAGGTAGAACTCGCCCAATATGAATATTTATTGCCCAGGCTAGCCGGGATGTGGACTCACTTAGAAAGACAGCGTGGTGGTATTGGAATGCGAGGACCCGGTGAAACCGAGATCGAAACCGACCGTCGTATTGTTCGCGACAAAATAGCTTTGCTGAAGAAGAAGCTGGAAACCATCGATAAGCAAATGGAAGTGCAACGCGGTAATCGCGGCCAATTAGTGCGTGTCGCCCTGGTGGGCTATACCAATGTTGGAAAATCAACATTGATGAATACCATAAGTAAAAGCGAAGTTTTTGCCGAAAACAAGCTCTTTGCAACACTTGACACCACTGTAAGAAAAGTTGTGATTAGAAATTTGCCATTTTTACTGACAGACACCGTAGGTTTTATTAGAAAACTTCCCACCCAGCTGGTAGAATCTTTTAAATCAACGCTGGATGAGGTACGCGAAGCCGATTTATTGTTGCATGTGGTTGATATTTCCCATCCGAATTTTGAAGAGCATATAAAATCGGTGAATCAAATTCTTCGGGAGATAGACAGTCTGGATAAACCCATTATTATGGTCTTTAATAAGATCGATATTTATGAGCAGGAGAAAATTGAAGAAGACGACCTGATGACCGAAAGAACCTCTGCTCATTATTCATTAAAGGAATGGAAAAAGACCTGGATGAACAAAATGGGTGATAATGTGATCTTTATTTCGGCTTTAAATAAAGAAAACCTTGAAGACTTTAGAAAGAAGGTCTACGAAGCCGTGAGAGAAATCCACATTACCCGCTTTCCCTACAATAACTTCCTTTATCCTGAATACGACAAATACGGAGAAGAGAAACAATAAGCTTAATAAAGCTTTAACTCAAAAAAGTCAGATTCTTTTTAAATTTATAAGTATCAAAAACTTATGATGATGAAGAAACTGACTTTTTTAATTGTTTTAATTTTAGGTTTTGAGCTTTCCGCTCAATCGCTGGAAGGTTCCTGGCGTCTGGTTGAACAAAATGGATTGAAGCTGGATACCGTGGAGGTGATTCGTATTTATGAAGATAATTATTTCGCCGAAAATGCTAAAAATAATACTACTGACGAATTTTTATGGGCCGAAGGCGGTGAATATCAAACCGGAGATTATAAAGAAATTATAGATTTTACCACTCGCGATAAAGATTTAGTGGGTGCAACTCTGGATCCTAAACTTACTTTTATCAATAAGGATAAAATTCAGATCAACGATGTTACCAACGACGAGATCTGGGAAAGAATTTCCGATGCTAAAAATGACCTTACCGGTAACTGGGTCATCACTGGCAGGAAAAGCGATGGAGAAATTAGCCGAAGCACTCCCGGAGATCGCAGGACCATTAAGATACTTGGCGGCGATCGCTTTCAGTGGGCGGCTTTTAATTCAAAAACCGGAGAATTCTTTGGAAGTGGCGCCGGAACCTACCAGGCAAAAGACGGGAAATACACTGAGAATATCGAGAATTTCTCCCGGGATAAAAATCGTGTCGGAGCCAAATTGCAATTCGATTATATCTTTAAAGACGGCGAATGGCATCATATAGGCAAAAGCTCAAAAGGCGATCCCATGTACGAGATATGGTCGCCCTATGCTGATGCTTATCAGAAGAAAAGTATTGCTGAGGATGACAAATATTAATGAATTGAGGTATTAAACTTAAATTTTAATTCCTTCTGAATTTTTTCTGAACTGATAATTTTTCCTTTAGAAGTCGCAGAATGATCAAATTCTGGAAGCTGAAGGTTCTTTTTTCTGGCGATAGAAGTATAATATTCTTCTTTTGAAGGATGTTCAGGGTAAACTAAATTGTAAACTGAGGTTTTTCCTTTATTTTTTAGCACACTCTGTATCGCGGCGATGCAATCATCCCTATGCACGAGGTTCACCGGGGCTTCCGGATTTTGGATCCCTTTTCTTCCCGATAAAAATTTTACCGGATGACGACCTCCGCCTATGAGTCCGCCAAATCTTAATACTGTAGTGTTCAATTTTTGGTTATTCAGAAAAAGCAATTCAGCATTATGGAGTTGAATGGCTTTGTCACTGGAGTTGTCAGTTTCAGATTCTTCCGTGTAGACCGGAAAATTTTCCGTATCGGGATACACCGAAGTTGAACTGGTATAAATGATCTTTTTCGGTGCATTGTTTTCAATATACGGAAGAAGATTCCGAATCTTCCTGACGTAATTGATCTCAGGATGACTTCGCAGACCGGGAGGGACTGAAATCACAAGGACTTCGCAACCCGATAAAAAAGACCTTAGATCACCCTGTACGCCTTTCTCGTAAAGCTTTAGCTGGTAAGGGAGAATACCGTCTTTTCGCAATTCGGCCATTTTTTCCATGCTGGTAACCGATCCCCGCACTTCATGCATTTCAGCAATTAATTTTTTGGCCAGTTCTTTCCCCAGCCATCCACATCCAAGTATTGAAATCTTCATATTATTCTATCGTCACCGTTTTTTTAAGTATGCTTGCGTCATTAAGTACAAAAGGCCGCGGAATCATATTTTTGGTCCTTTCTTCCACCTTTAGTTTTTTATTCTGAAGCAGGTCATAAGCCGATTCGTAAATGATAAATTTAGGTTTTTCTCCTTTCGGAACACTAAATTCCAGCTTAAGTGTGTCATTTCCTGAAGCAAAATAAGTGAGAATTCTTTCCTGCCAGCGCTTTTTGAACATGTGGAAAGAGTGATCTTTAAAATCAACATTTCCGGCTTCCAGATCATCTACTTTGAAATCATTGAATTTTACATCATTTATTTCATAGATATCTATTCGATTGATCTCCCTGTTGGGTGCAATTTTCATTGAATAGGATTCAACATTACCAGAATCAATTTCCTTTTTATTCAGAATAATATCCGGCTGCGGTATTGAAACAAAAGGGGCTTCTGCTTCAAAAGTGAAATTGCTGCCGTACTTGCTCTGAAAATTCATTTCCTGATTGGATTTCACTTTTGGATGTTCACCAAAGATCCTTGAGGTCCAGGCATCGATTTTATGATCGTAAGAATACCAGTGAGCGGTATGATCATCGAGATCCTGCATATAAACCAGGCTGTTGGGTTTAGGCCTTTTTTCGTTGAAATTGGCATGAAAATGAGCGATTATCAGGAGTACCGCGAAGGTAAGCAGGCTATGAATACCGAACATTTTAAGTCTCTTGAAATATCCGAAAACGGGTAAAAATAAGAGGAATAACAGGGAGATCAGGATCGCTGTTACAAAGAGCATTTTTAGTCCCAGCGCCACCGGAAGGCTACAAATAAACGGGAACAGAATAAAAATTGCCGGAAAACATAAGACAGCCATAATGATCCTGTTTGGTTTTTTAAAAAAGATCATAATGGCGAACTGTACTAAACCAAAATAAACGGGAATGATAAAATACGAAGCTCCCTTAAGATAAACCGAAATTACCCAGCATAAAACAATCCATACCAGCAGGGCAGCTGGGAAAATTCCGGCTGTGTTCTGCTTTTTTCGGAAAGCGTTATAGATCAGGAAACAAATTCCGAAGGCAAGAAAGATCACCGCGGCGATATACCAGTAGCCGTTATAGGTAAAACCATGTTCCATTTCGTTATACCGCGGATAAATGAGCAGCCAGAGCTTCCAGAAGATCCAGCCAAAAAATCCCGACAGGAGCAGGCTTAACAAAAGAGGTGGAAAACCTTTCAGAAAATCGACAAAATCAAGCCTTTCTTTTTTGATCCCATAGACCATCAGCACCAGGAAAGTGAGGATGGCCAATACCAGCATAGGCGTGATCCAGTCAAAAGAATAGGTAACCAGTAATCCGAAGGGAAGATTGAAATAAATAAGATCCCGGTCGCTGTTTAAATTTTCTAAATCGGCATCTTTGAAATAATCCAGCAGCGGCATGAGGTAGCTTCCCTGCTGGGCGAGTGTTTCCTTATCAAGATTTTCGGGTTTGTCAAGCGCGGTATGATAATCATAATGATCATCGATAAAAGCGAAATTATAGCCGTTGATATTTGACTGCTCCCTGAGTACCGTAAGATCGGTATCGTTAGGCAGCATTTTATAAATACTGTATGCCAGTGAATTCGTCACCGGAAATCGCGGATTTGCTTTCTTAAAAGCTTCTATTAATTTAGCATTTTTATCGTTGGTTTCCAGCAGCATAAATGAATTTCCGCCACTGCCTCTGGCCTCGAAATTTAGTGCCAGCGCAACGTCTTTTGCCCATGGATGATCTTTTACGAATAATTCGGCTCCATTGAGCCCAAGTTCCTCGGCATCGGTAAATAAAATGATAATATCATTTTTAAAACTGCTGTTTCGCGCAAGAAATGCCCGAATCCCTTCTAAAATTGTAGCTACTCCGCTTCCGGCATCACTGGCACCAAAAGATGAATGGGGGGCACTGTCATAATGGGTCATTAAAAGCAGTGCCTCGCCGTCTCCCGACCCTTTAAGCCGGGCAAGAATGTTGGTAGGTTTCGTAAGTATTGCGTGTTTGTTGAGTACATATCCTTCCTGGGTCTGTACCTCAAGTCCCATTTCCTGAAGCTGGTTCACAATGTAGTTTCGGACTTCGCTGTGGGCGCGGCTGCCCAGGTAATGAGGTTTTTCACCTATCGCCTGAACATGCTCAAAAGCCCGTTTTGTAGAAAACTGCGTTAAAGGGACTTTTTCATCAGGATTATTGTCAGGCTGATCAAACTGAAAACTGAGCCAGATAGCAAAAGCCAGAAGTAAAAAGGAAAGGAGGCCGGAAAATCTTCGGTTCATGTATTTGATTGAAACTAATTAAAGGTAATCAAGTTTTTATTATTCTTCAAAATTCGCTTTAAAAGAAGTATTTTTCTAAAATTCATTATATTTAAGTAATTACTAATCAAAAACTTAATAAAATGGGGATAAAAAGTTTTATGGGACGACGGGCTGCACCCCCGAAGCCGAAGAGCACACCAATGCTTGTAAAAGATTATATGAGTAAGAAACTCATTACTTTCAGAGAGAAAGAAAATATCATGGATGCCATGGATAAGCTCATTAAAAACGGTATTTCCGGCGGTTGTGTAGTCAATGAAAAAAATGAACTGCTTGGGATTATTTCTGAAGGAGATTGTATCAAACAAATTTCAGATAGCCGTTATTATAATATGCCTATGAGCGACCAAACCGTTGCTAAACGCATGAATTGCAATGTGGAAACCATCGATGGGAATATGAATGTATTTGACGCCGCGAAGAAATTTATTGAACTTAAATTTCGCCGGTTCCCCATAGTGGAAGACGGAAAACTCGTAGGGCAGATTAGTCAGCGTGATGTTCTGCGGGCCGCGTTAAAACTTAAAGGTCATACCTGGCAATATTAGTTTTATTTTTTTCTAAGCTCGTTTTGCAGCATGGCTATCTCATCTAAAAATTTAAAAAGCTCATTGGCTTTAAGGCTTTATTTTGCCTTTTTTGAGCATTCCAACTACAAGCATTGGCTACTTGAAAAGACTACTCCCGGTTTACTGTGAAAAAGGATTAATTTCCTCATTTTCTACGGAAAATCAGGTTTTTAAAAAGGATGAACTTATATACGTAAAACTACAAATTGGCTGATCACTTTCTTCTCACCAGCGCATAAAAATCGTTTTCCAGTGGAAGGTAACCCTGGTCATAGATAAAGAAATACTGTGCCCCGGCTTTCGTGGTGTAAATACTGGTAAAATATTCAAAATTAAAACCTTTGGTAAGCAGTTTGCTTCGGGAGACCGAAGTTTTCCCATCGGGATTTAATTCCTCAAGAATTCTGTGATTTCTGCGAAGGAGATTATTTACATTTCGTATGAGATTACTGGTGTCTTTATTGGCTTTGTTATGATAGGCATTTCGGCAGTAATCACTGCAGAATTTTTTATCGGTTCGTCCGCGAATCACCTCGCCACATTCCAGGCAATGTTTTTCCATATTTTAAAGATAAATAAAATTAAAATATAGGATACTGAAAATTAGTGCTTAAGAAGAAATAGTAGTGGAAAGGAAGTTTTTTAAACTGCAAAGAAAAAAGTTTAGAAATGATAATCTCTTTCAACTTTGGCGATGCGAACGCTGTATTTTTCATACCATTCCTTTTTTCCCAGTTCCTGTGCAATTAAATGTTCTGAATTTTCCTTCCAGTTTTTAATACTTTCCAGGTCTTCCCAGTAGGAAACACTGATGCCAATTTCCTGCCGTGCCGATTCAAAACCAAGATATCCTGGCTGTTCTTTTGCCAGTTTTTCCATTTTTTCGGCCATTTCCGCGTAAGCTTTTGAATCATCTTTTTTCAGGGAAGTAAAGATTACTGCATAATAAGGTGGTTCTGGAGTTTTTTCGATCATGTTTTTAAAAATAAGAAACTGATGAGTCTAGGTGTTTCGGCACCGTCATCGAAGCCTTCCTCCATTTTTTCAAATTTGAATCCAGCAGAAGTAGCGCTTTTTGTGAAATCTGAAATATGATGGGTAAAAGTTTCCAATTCGGTGCGGCCTTCGGCAGTATCAAATCTTGCTTTGGTGCCATTATATTGTTTATAAGGATGCAATTCAGAAATAAAAAGATAACCACCTGATTTCAATTTTTTAAAAGCTTCAGAAAACTGAAAATCCAGATCCTCAATATGTTCCAGCACAAGGTTGAAAGTGACCAGATTTACCGAAGAATCGGCT
This genomic interval carries:
- a CDS encoding SDR family oxidoreductase — protein: MKISILGCGWLGKELAKKLIAEMHEVRGSVTSMEKMAELRKDGILPYQLKLYEKGVQGDLRSFLSGCEVLVISVPPGLRSHPEINYVRKIRNLLPYIENNAPKKIIYTSSTSVYPDTENFPVYTEESETDNSSDKAIQLHNAELLFLNNQKLNTTVLRFGGLIGGGRHPVKFLSGRKGIQNPEAPVNLVHRDDCIAAIQSVLKNKGKTSVYNLVYPEHPSKEEYYTSIARKKNLQLPEFDHSATSKGKIISSEKIQKELKFKFNTSIH
- the hflX gene encoding GTPase HflX, with the protein product MIEKTDLTYEKTVLIGIVTKDQDQDKLEEYLDELEFLTYTAGGEVIKRFSQKLERPDPKTFIGSGKMDQVREFVKEHEIGAVIFDDELSPAQQKNIEKILRCKILDRTGLILDIFAQRAKTSYARTQVELAQYEYLLPRLAGMWTHLERQRGGIGMRGPGETEIETDRRIVRDKIALLKKKLETIDKQMEVQRGNRGQLVRVALVGYTNVGKSTLMNTISKSEVFAENKLFATLDTTVRKVVIRNLPFLLTDTVGFIRKLPTQLVESFKSTLDEVREADLLLHVVDISHPNFEEHIKSVNQILREIDSLDKPIIMVFNKIDIYEQEKIEEDDLMTERTSAHYSLKEWKKTWMNKMGDNVIFISALNKENLEDFRKKVYEAVREIHITRFPYNNFLYPEYDKYGEEKQ
- a CDS encoding DUF2480 family protein, encoding MADEIINKVAESKLVTFNLEDYYPAGDRVLFDLSDWLHEGFVLREKEFRAAAKDHDWSFYEGKFVALTCSTEAIVPAWAYMLLTSYLQPYAKKVITGDLEDLETILYSEIISKLDVSDLAGKPVIVKGCSRKPVPKNAYLFLIEKLQPVVKSLFYGEACSSVPLYKKPKNKL
- a CDS encoding CBS domain-containing protein; the protein is MGIKSFMGRRAAPPKPKSTPMLVKDYMSKKLITFREKENIMDAMDKLIKNGISGGCVVNEKNELLGIISEGDCIKQISDSRYYNMPMSDQTVAKRMNCNVETIDGNMNVFDAAKKFIELKFRRFPIVEDGKLVGQISQRDVLRAALKLKGHTWQY
- a CDS encoding antibiotic biosynthesis monooxygenase family protein, which produces MIEKTPEPPYYAVIFTSLKKDDSKAYAEMAEKMEKLAKEQPGYLGFESARQEIGISVSYWEDLESIKNWKENSEHLIAQELGKKEWYEKYSVRIAKVERDYHF
- a CDS encoding M28 family peptidase, with amino-acid sequence MNRRFSGLLSFLLLAFAIWLSFQFDQPDNNPDEKVPLTQFSTKRAFEHVQAIGEKPHYLGSRAHSEVRNYIVNQLQEMGLEVQTQEGYVLNKHAILTKPTNILARLKGSGDGEALLLMTHYDSAPHSSFGASDAGSGVATILEGIRAFLARNSSFKNDIIILFTDAEELGLNGAELFVKDHPWAKDVALALNFEARGSGGNSFMLLETNDKNAKLIEAFKKANPRFPVTNSLAYSIYKMLPNDTDLTVLREQSNINGYNFAFIDDHYDYHTALDKPENLDKETLAQQGSYLMPLLDYFKDADLENLNSDRDLIYFNLPFGLLVTYSFDWITPMLVLAILTFLVLMVYGIKKERLDFVDFLKGFPPLLLSLLLSGFFGWIFWKLWLLIYPRYNEMEHGFTYNGYWYIAAVIFLAFGICFLIYNAFRKKQNTAGIFPAALLVWIVLCWVISVYLKGASYFIIPVYFGLVQFAIMIFFKKPNRIIMAVLCFPAIFILFPFICSLPVALGLKMLFVTAILISLLFLLFLPVFGYFKRLKMFGIHSLLTFAVLLIIAHFHANFNEKRPKPNSLVYMQDLDDHTAHWYSYDHKIDAWTSRIFGEHPKVKSNQEMNFQSKYGSNFTFEAEAPFVSIPQPDIILNKKEIDSGNVESYSMKIAPNREINRIDIYEINDVKFNDFKVDDLEAGNVDFKDHSFHMFKKRWQERILTYFASGNDTLKLEFSVPKGEKPKFIIYESAYDLLQNKKLKVEERTKNMIPRPFVLNDASILKKTVTIE
- a CDS encoding SufE family protein, which translates into the protein MTIQEKQQEVIDEFSMFDDWMQRYEYMIELGKSLPLIDEKYKVDENLIKGCQSKVWVHAELEGDKLVFTADSDAIITKGIVAILIRVFSNQHPSEIIEADTKFIDEIGLKEHLSPTRANGLVSMIKQLKMYAVAYQTQLN
- a CDS encoding DUF2116 family Zn-ribbon domain-containing protein, with the translated sequence MEKHCLECGEVIRGRTDKKFCSDYCRNAYHNKANKDTSNLIRNVNNLLRRNHRILEELNPDGKTSVSRSKLLTKGFNFEYFTSIYTTKAGAQYFFIYDQGYLPLENDFYALVRRK
- a CDS encoding class I SAM-dependent methyltransferase; translated protein: MSVKSAYNLWSSQYDSNKNKTRDLDKLMTEKMLSKIQFSEVLEIGCGTGKNTGFLAQNADQLTGIDFSEEMLKIARKKFPDKNVHFIDADITKTWPVADSSVNLVTFNLVLEHIEDLDFQFSEAFKKLKSGGYLFISELHPYKQYNGTKARFDTAEGRTELETFTHHISDFTKSATSAGFKFEKMEEGFDDGAETPRLISFLFLKT
- a CDS encoding SUF system Fe-S cluster assembly protein, yielding MEQEINTQELGEKIVNVLKTIYDPEIPVDIYELGLIYDVMVSTDYDVKILMTLTTPNCPVAESLPQEVEEKVKSLDSVNDCEVEITFDPPWSQDLMSEGAKLELGLL
- a CDS encoding DUF3078 domain-containing protein; translated protein: MKKLLPALFILFSFYNINAQEKAKDSVPPNGWNTQGKIQLLFNQSAFNKEWTGGGTSSVAANLTFNYDFNYRKDDFSWNNKILANYGITKVKGDEFARKTSDRFELNSIAGKEIHESNFYYSWFLNFRTQMGKGYEYSEDPDSGQSIRTETTHIFSPAYLQTGPGIMWKKSDDLMINLAPATSRFIFVDDAFTSEPGYVDGDYFGVDAGKSTRFEFGASLSALAAFDLFENVRMENNLNLYSNYLDQPGNIDIDYLMNLEMGINKFLSANLLFQAIYDDNAVAAFQIREVFGLGINFGF